In the Hyla sarda isolate aHylSar1 chromosome 9, aHylSar1.hap1, whole genome shotgun sequence genome, CactaatgagggggaggagacacAGCTCAGGGGCCACactaatgagggggaggagacacAGCTCAGGGGCCACactaatgagggggaggagacagCTCAGGGGCCACACTAATGAGGGGGAGGGGACAGCTCAGGGGCCACACTAATGAGGGGGAGGGGACAGCTCAGGGGCCACACTAATGAGGGGGAGGGGACAGCTCAGGGGCCACAGTAATGAGGGGGAGGGGACAGCTCAGGGGCCACactaatgagggggaggagacagCTCAGGGGCCACAGTAACGAGGGGGAGGAGACAGCTCAGGGGCCACAGTAACGAGGGGGAGGAGACAGCTCAGGGGCCACAGTAACGAGGGGGAGGAGACAGCTCAGGGGCCACAGTAACGAGGGGGAGGGGACAGCTCAGGGGCCACAGTAACGAGGGGGAGGGGACAGCTCAGGGGCCACAGTAACGAGGGGGAGGGGACAGCTCAGGGGCCACAGTAACGAGGGGGAGGGGACAGCTCAGGGGCCACagtaatgagggggaggagacagCTCAGGGGCCACACTAACGAGGGGGAGGGGACAGCTCAGGGGCCACACTAACGAGGGGGAGGGGACAGCTCAGGGGCCACACTAACGAGGGGGAGGGGACAGCTCAGGGGCCACAGTAACGAGGGGGAGGGGACAGCTCAGGGGCCACACCTGTCACTCAGAGGCTCCAGCTCGGTCTTCTTCTCGCCCTGCAGCAGGCGGGTGACATGGTGCCTCAGGAGGCCGCTGAAGAAGGTGATGAACACGATGGGTAACACGACCCACAGCCGGATACTGGAGTCCAGCAGTAACTCCGGACTCGCCATGTTGCCTGGCCGGTCAGAGCGGAAGGACACGGTACACTTCCGGTTGGTCGGTTCCTCCAGGAACAATCATGGCGGCAGCGGTGCCCAGTACGTCATTACTAGTCATGTGACTGGAGGAGCGCTCCGTGACGTCAGAGCCTGCGCGGTGTTGGCCGCCTCGGGGCAGCTCCCGGGATGGAGGAGAAAGTCCTGAGATACGAGACGTTCATTACGGACACTCTGCAGAAAGATCTGAGGTGCGTACCACGTGACTCCGGGACCGGTCACGTGACTGCTGCAGACACCACGTGACTCTTACCGTGTTATTTACTAGAATTACCGTGTACAGCTCCCCTTGTATACAGGCCTCGTATGGGGGAAGTGTGTCCCATCGTGCAGGGGATCGGATGACGCCAgggaccaatcagatcgctgcttcaTGTTTaggactctgaaaaatgaaagctggaatctgattggttcccCACTACagtagttttgataaatctctgcaaTGTGTGCCATTGTGCCCCCTTATAGTGTGCCATccatatccccatacacagtACCAGCCATTGTGCCCCCTTATAGTGTGCCATccatatccccatacacagtACCAGCCATTGTGCCCCCTTATAGAGTGCCAACCATAGCCCCATACACAGTACCAGCCATTGTGCCCCCTTATAGCGTGCCAGCCATAGCCCCATAAACAGTACCAGCCATTGTGCCCCCTTATAGCGTGCCAGCCATAGCCCCATAAACAGTACCAGCCATTGTGCCCCCTTATAGCGTGCCAGCCATAGCCCCATAAACAGTACCAGCCATTGTGCCCCCTTATAGTGTGCCATccatatccccatacacagtACCAGCCATTGTGCCCCCTTATAGAGTGCCAACCATAGCCCCATAAACAGTACCAGCCATTGTGCCCCCTTATAGCGTGCCAGCCATAGCCCCATAAACAGTACCAGCCATTGTGCCCCCTTATAGAGTGCCAACCATAGCCCCATAAACAGTACCAGCCATTGTGCCCCCTTATAGCGTGCCAGCCATAGCCCCATAAACAGTACCAGCCAttgtgcccccttatatagtgcCAGCCATAGCCCCATAAACAGTACCAGCCATTGTGCCCCCTTATAGAGTGCCAGCCATAGCCCCATAAACAGTAGCAGTCATTGTGCCCCCTTATAGCGTGCCATCCATAGCCCCATAAACAGTACCAGCCATTGTGCCCCCTTATAGAGTGCCATCCATAGCCCCATAAACAGTACCAGCCATTGTGCCCCCTTATGGAGTGCCAGCCATAGCCCCATACACAGTACCAGCCATTGTGCCCCCTTATAGAGTGCCAGCCATAGCCCCATACACAGTACCAGCCATTGTGCCCCCTTATAGCGTGCCATCCATAGCCCCATAAACCGTACCAGGCATTGTGCCCCCTTATAGAGTGCCATCCATAGCCCCATAAACAGTACCAGGCATTGTGCCCCCTTATAGAGTGCCATCCATAGCCCCATAAACAGTACCAGGCATTGTGCCCCCTTATAGAGTGCCATCCATAGCCCCATAAACAGTACCAGGCATTGTGCCCCCTTATAGAGTGCCATCCATAGCCCCATAAACAGTACCAGGCATTGTGCCCCCTTATAGAGTGCCAGCCATAGCCCCATAAACAGTAGCAGTCATTGTGTCCCCTTATAGAGTGCCAGCCATAGCCCCATAAACAGTACCAGCCATTGTGACCCCTTATAGAGTGCCAACCATAGCCCCATAAACAGTACCAGCCATTGTGCCCCCTTATAGAGTGCCAGCCATTGCCCCATAACACAGTACCAGCCATTGTGCCCCCTTATAGCGTGCCAGCCATAGCCCCATAAACAGTACCAGCCATTGTGTCCCCTTATAGCGTGCCAGCCATAGCCCCATAAACAGTACAAGCCATTGTGTCCCCTTATAGAGTGCCAACCATAGCCCCATAAACAATACCAGGCATTGTGCCCCCTTATAGCGTGCCAGCCATAGCCCCATAAACAGTACCAGCCATTGTGCCCCCTTATAGAGTGCCAGCCATAGCCCCATAAACAGTACCAGCCATTGTGCCCCCTTATAGCGTGCCAGCCTTAGCCCCATAAACAGTACCAGCCATTGCGCCCCCTTATAGAGTGCCAGCCATAGCCCCATAAACAGTACCAGCCATTGTGCCCCCTTATAGAGTGCCAACCATAGCCCCATAAACAGTACCAGCCATTGTGCCCCCTTATAGCGTGCCAGCCATAGCCCCATAAACTGTACCAGCCATTGTGCCCCCTTATAGAGTGCCAGCCATAGCCCCATAAACAGTACCAGCCATTGTGTCCCCTTATAGAGTGCCAGCCTTAGTCCCATAAACAGTACCAGCCATTGTGCCCCCTTATAGCATGCCAGCCATAGCCCCATAAACAGTACCAGCCATTGTGCCCCCTTATAGAGTGCCAGCCATAGCCCCATAAACAGTACCAGCCATTGTGTCCCCTTATAGCGTGCCAGCCATAGCCCCATAAACAGTACCAGCCATTGTGCCCCCTTATAGAGTGCCAGCCTTAGCCCCATAAACAGTACCAGCCATTGTGCCCCCTTATAGAGTGCCAGCCATAGCCCCATAAACAGTACCAGCCATTGTGACCCCTTATAGAGTGCCAGCCATAGCCCCATAAACAGTACCAGCCATTGTGCCCCCTTATAGAGTGCCAGCCATAGCCCCATACACAGTACCAGCCATTGTGCCCCCTTATAGAGTGCCAGCCATAGCCCCATAAACAGTACCAGCCATTGTGCCCCCTTATAGCGTGCCAGCCTTAGCCCCATAAACAGCACCAGCCATTGTGCCCCCTTATAGAGTGCCAGCCATAGCCCCATAAACAGTACCAGCCATTGTGCCCCCTTATAGAGTGCCAGCCATAGCCCCATAAACAGTAGCTGTCATTGTGTCCCCTTATATGGTTCCAGATAAAGCCCCATACACAGTGTCAGTCAATGATCCTTATAAATAGTACCAGCCATAGCCCCATACACAGTGCCAATCAGTGATCTCTACGAACCGTGACAGTCATAGCCCCCATACACAGTGCCAGTCAGTGATCTGTATGAACAGTACCAGCCATAGCCCCCATACACAGTGCCTGTTAGTGATCTTTATAAACAGTACCAGTCATAGCCCCCATACACAGTGCCAGTCAGTGATCTCTATGAACAGTACCAGCCATAGCCCCCATACACAGTGCCAGTCAGTGATCTCTAAGAACAGTACCAGCCATAGCCCCCATACACAGTGCCAGTTAGTGATCTGTATGAACAATACCAGCGATAGCCCCCATACACAGTGACAGTCAGTGATCTCTATGAACAGTACCAACCATAGCCCCCATACACAGTGCCAGTCAGTGATCTCTATGAACAGTACCAGTCATAGCCCCCATACACAGtgcctgtcagtgatctctatgaACAGTACCAGCCATAGCCCCCATACACAGTGCATGTCAGTGATCTCTATGAACAGTACCAGCCATAGCCCCCATACACAGTGCCAGTCAGTGATCTCTATGAACAGTACCAGCCATAGCCCCCATACACAGTGCCAGTCAGTGATCTGTATGAACAGTACCAGCcatagcccccatacacattgccAGTCAGTGATCTCTATGAACAGTACCAGCCATAGCCCCCATACACAGTGCCAGTCAGTGATCTCTATGAACAGTACCAGTCATAGCCCCCATACACAGTGCCAGCCAGTGATCTCTATGAACAGTACCAGCCGTAGCCCCCATACACAGTGCCAGTCAGTGATCTCTATGAATAGTACCAGCCATAGCCCCCATACACAGTGCCAGTCAGTGATCTCTATGAACAGTACCAGCCATAGCCCCCATACACAGTGCCAGTCAGTGATCTCTATGAATAGTACCAGCCATAGCCCCCATACACAGTGCCAGTCAGTGATCTCTATGAACAGTACCAGCCATAGCCCCCATACACAGTGCCAGTCAGTGATCTCTATGAATAGTACCAGCCATAGCCCCCATACACAGTGCCAGTCAGTGATCTCTATGAACAGTACCAGCCATAGCCCCCATACACAGTGCCAGCCAGTGATCTCTATGAACAGTGCTAGTCAGTGATCTCTATGAACAGTACCAGCCATAGCCCCCATACACAGTGCCAGTCAGTGATCTCTATGAACAGTACCAGCCATAGCCCCCATACACAGtgcctgtcagtgatctctatgaACAGTACCAGCCATAGCCCCCATACACAGTGCCAGTCAGTGATCTCTATGAACAGTACCAGCCATAGCCCCCATACACAGTGCCAGTCAGTGATCTCTATGAACAGTACCAGTTGACATGCCTCTTGTTTCTAGATTCCCATGATATTACAGTAATTCTAAAGTGTTTCCTCTGTTACAGGAGAGTGCTGGAGAATCGTGACAGTGTGTATGAGAAGATCAGTCAGTACCTGCAGCTGAAGAACGTCATTGAGAAGCTGCAGGTACAGGATTCAACTCCTTAAACTCTTTGGCTTTTATAGGGGGTCCAGATACCTACAGGGAACAATCTtacccatacactgtatatagcaaTCTGCTCTATTCCAGTAGTGGATACAAAGCATCAGTAGTGTAGCTGCTTCTGAATATCTGTCTTGCGCCCCCTATAGGCATGAATGATGAACAATACATAAACCAGATGTTAGCTAACTTAGCCTATATGGAAGAAATtccagccttagggtacgttcacacgggcagatttacagcgtattttactctgtggatccgccgctgaaggacctctgtctggtgcctttacatgtgcctgctcggagcggcaatacaccgctacctgcagacacactgaagcgatgtgcaagtcgccgcgcatgcgcatgtggccactccccctgctcaatgagctaggccgagagcttccagtgtgagctaggccgagagctgccatcgcagtgtgtctgctcgtagcggtgcattgccgctccgagcagacacatgtaaaggcagcataaagAAGTCCTTCAGCGATGGATCCACAGCGAATTACGCACGGAAAATCCGCTcatctgaatgtacccttaggggtacattcacacgggtggatttatTTGCCGGTTTCCAgatgcatatttgaaagggggcgggctcttcgcagctgtccgcagcagattttccgctgcagaatttccaccgcagaccctattgacttcaattttGCTACCATTCACTTCAgtaggtcagcagaaaatccgcagtgtaggcagatttgcagattttccttcagacCCATTGTCAATTATAGCAAAATCCGCTGTGgcttttccgcagcaaatacgctgcgtaaATGCCGTAGGTAATACgcttgtgtgaacgcaccctaagttaCTATTCTTCCTTGTTATGGGCCTTATCTAGGGTGTGTACGTTTTTGTGTTCATAAGATCTTCTTTATCTTCCTGCAGGAGTTGGAGTCGGGGCCCCTCCAGACACAGGTCGACTTGGGCTGTAATTTCTACGTAAACGCTGAAGTGTGAGTGATCACCCCATAATATTCTTCTCAGTCTTTTCTCTCCCGAACATGCACCATATACATGAAATCAAATTGGGGTTGACTATTTTTTTTAGAACTGTAGAGGTTAAtgaaatgtatgtgtgtgtatatataattttatacataatgaaaaaaaattgtgattatctataaaatatatatttaaataaataaaatatttatatatatatattacataataaaaaaaatatgattatCTATATATTACATAATTAAATATAACATAATTACATAATTAAACAATTACATAATTAAATATACCGTATattacataattaaaaaaaattatgattatctataaaatatatatataaaaaaaaaatatatatatatatatatatatcggtgtAGAAATAGATGTCGGTACATAGTCACCTCTGCATTGTCAACCCCAGTATACACAGAGATCCTTGGAATTTTTGGCCCTCATGGCCACCGTCCACATTATCAATGTCCTACAGTTTCCCCAGTATATTGCCCCCCTAGTCTTGATTCATACTTACCCCATGTtcttcctccttaaaggggtattccagtaaaaaaaaaaattttttttttggctcatgtcaactggctccagaaagttaaacagatttgtaaattaattccataaaaaattaatcttaatccttccagtacttatcagctgcagaagttgagtctgaccacagtgctctctactgacacctctgtctgtctcaggaactctcTGCAGCAgaatgggtttgctatggggatttgctcctactctggacagttcccgagacagacagaggtgtctccagagagcactgtggtccaacagaaaagaacaactcaacttcagcagctggtaagtactggaaggattaagatttttttttttttttacaggagtaatttacaaatctgtttaactttctgtagccagttcatgtgaaaaaaagaaaggtttttcactggagtccccctttaatacTCATACTCTGCCGCTTCTTTCCTCCTCAGCCCAGATGCCTCCAAAATCTTTGTGGCGTTAGGATTTGGATTTTTTGCTGAGCTGACTCTGGATGAAGCCCTCAGGTTTATCGAGAAAAAGAACAAAATGCTGACAGAGTAAGAAAAGTCTTATGTTGTGTCGGTTTTTCTAGGCTGTGTCTTGTTTATGTTGGTTTTAGCAAGACTAGACACCactcagatcagtgtttcccaaaccgggtgcctccagctgttgcaaaactacaacctccagcatgcccggacagccgttggctgtccgggcatgctggaagttgtagttttgcaacagctggaggcaccctgtttgggaaacactggcctagattgTAATGAGACAAGGCACATCTAGATTTATCTAGTCTCATGTAGACCTGGTTCTACTATTTTATCTATTCTAGATGTATCTAGGCCCATCAAGTACATGGTATGTAGCCTACTCTTATCTAGACAAGTCCTGTGTAATCTAGAGTTGACTAAGCCAGTCAGGACTGACCTGAAAAGAAGTGTAAACCTAGTTTAAAGGGtgtctttcatcaaaaaaacttttgatatactatagattaatgtatgcagaataacgttccaatagcatgttattaaaaaaatatgcttctttctatttaattttccactttgaaaaaatgaccactagaggtctccctatcagtcctggccacaagccccttttttttttttttttatagatttcagactcatgctggagtcctaaatctcagactgcagccgggacacagacaagctcagcactgctccctgcctgtcaatcagacaggcagtaGCCAGcacacagcagggcatactcctgactctgccttactgccggccctcattcattttactatctgagctccgatctttcttctctctgcacatgcagttgtaaacagagaggagaagattcggagctgccagctgagcttgtctgtgtcccggctgcagtctgagattaggactctagcatgagtctgaaatctataaaaaaaaaaaaaaaaaaaaaaaaaaaaaaaaaagggggcttgGACTGGAAGggagaaaattaaatagaaagaagcatatttgttaataacatgctattggaaagttattctgcatacattaatctataatatatcaaaagtttttttgatgaaaggtaccctttaatttagGTTAGTCTTATCTCTAGATTTGTACACACGCATCAAGTCTAATGTTCTGTAGACTTGTACTTTTGTCTAATGTAGAAGACTCTAGGCATGTTTTGTCTAGTCTAGAACAGGCTTGGCTCTAGTCCCATGTTATGCAGATTTGTCTAATCTAGATCATCTAGAAGAGTCTGGGCCAGTACGGATTTACACTACTCTTCTTTAATCTAAGTTTTTCTACACTTGGTTTGCCTCATCTAGTCTTGTGTAACATTTCATTGCCTAGAAGAGTCTGGGCTAGTCTTTTCTAATCTAGATGTGTACACATTCATCGTAGAGGATGCGCCCTTGTTATAgaaacagtcctgggtataaatagaaggTGAGAAGTTCAGCTCGCTGACCAGAAaaataaaacgtaacctttactgTGGACGGTTAAAATCCCTGAGGACAAGAAAAACGAAATAGTGTATAAAAACAtcgcgccgacgcgtttcgggctgCAGATGAGCCCTTAATCATGATATAAATGGGTATAAATGGATCATGggagtgatctctgtactgtcctgatatatttatacatagttattaggtcgcccctaagccttctttttttctaaacttaataaccctaattctgataatctttctgggtactgtagtcctcccattccccgtattactctggttgcccgtctttgaaccctctccagctccactatatctttcttgtacactggtgcccagtactgtacacagtattccatgtgtggtctgaccagtactgtacacagtattctatgtgtggtctgactagtactgtccacagtattctatgtgtggtctgaccagtactgtacacagtattccatgtgtggtctgaccagtactgtacacagtattccatgtgtggtctgaccagtactgtacacagtattctatgtgtggtgccccgtactgtacacagtattctatgtgtggtctgaccagtactgtacacagtattccatgtgtggtctgcccagtactgtacacagtattctatgtgtggtctgcccagtactgtacacagtattccatgtgtggtctgcccagtactgtacacagtattctatgtgtggtctgaccagtactgtacacagtattctatgtgtagtctgaatagtgatttgtacagcagtagaatgatttccttgtcgtgggcatctatgcccctattgatgccccccatgattttatttgccttggcagtagctgcccgacactggtcattacagctaaatttactgttaactaagactcctaagtccttttccatgtcattcgtcccaagtgttctcccatttaatactgccagcccggattattcttccccatgtgcattaccttacatttatcagtgttgaacctcatctaccacttcccagcccaaacctacaacctatccagatccatttgtaacagtgcactgtcctctatagtgttatctacaaTACaccgtgcactgtcctctatagtgttatctactatacaccgtgcactgtcctctatagtgttatctactatatacagtgcactgtcctctattgtgtttaccgctttatagagtttagtatcatctgcaaagattgctactttactattcaaccctctacaaggtcattaataaatatattaaataggacaggacccaagactgacccctgtggtccccactagtaacagtcacccagccagaataagtaccattaatgaccaccctctgtttcctatcactgagccagttacttacccacttgcacacattctcccc is a window encoding:
- the UXT gene encoding protein UXT, yielding MEEKVLRYETFITDTLQKDLRRVLENRDSVYEKISQYLQLKNVIEKLQELESGPLQTQVDLGCNFYVNAEVPDASKIFVALGFGFFAELTLDEALRFIEKKNKMLTEISENLTKDAANIKAHIRLVLEGLRELQNLPSEPLEK